One part of the Hydrogenobacter sp. T-2 genome encodes these proteins:
- a CDS encoding urease accessory protein UreE: MRIVIERVLDGVDLNNYRIIDIPIPYHQRQKSRQKLTVNDMDIIITLERHYKLKPYSVIFVSEEDRTAYRIVPAEEEIIEVKVRDKSEALKVGHIIGNMHMPVGFDYERESVILLYDESVENKLKEKGFEPIKKIGSFIEISEVEHHG, encoded by the coding sequence ATGCGTATTGTTATTGAACGCGTTTTAGACGGAGTGGATTTGAATAATTACAGGATAATAGATATACCGATACCATATCATCAAAGACAAAAGTCAAGACAAAAACTAACTGTAAACGATATGGACATAATAATAACCTTAGAAAGGCACTACAAGCTAAAACCCTACAGTGTAATCTTTGTTAGTGAGGAAGATAGAACCGCATATCGTATAGTTCCTGCTGAAGAAGAAATTATAGAAGTTAAAGTAAGAGATAAGTCTGAAGCTCTAAAGGTAGGACACATTATTGGAAACATGCACATGCCAGTTGGCTTTGACTACGAAAGAGAATCTGTAATATTGCTGTATGACGAAAGTGTTGAGAATAAACTTAAGGAAAAAGGCTTTGAACCAATCAAAAAAATAGGTAGCTTTATAGAAATTTCAGAGGTAGAACATCATGGATGA
- a CDS encoding urease accessory protein UreF, whose product MDDTQIIYILTLFDSQLPIGSFVFSWGIETYASDGLTEKDIKELILSYVEEGQLLFDLYTCKISYINASMPDIISSINDFYTAYKYIPPACESSLTLGSNLIRVARSIFSLDLQCLPDEIHFPVGLGIVGNMLNLPLRALLLAYAHSSVKGIINSVLRCIPISSFKCWYILFNMKASLEKCVEKALHIEKPEDIYINTLLWDAYIHKQQFLETRLFEV is encoded by the coding sequence ATGGATGATACCCAAATAATTTACATTCTAACCCTCTTTGACTCACAACTACCTATTGGAAGCTTCGTATTCTCTTGGGGTATAGAAACATACGCAAGTGATGGGCTCACGGAAAAGGACATCAAAGAACTAATCTTATCATATGTGGAAGAGGGACAACTCTTGTTCGATTTATATACTTGCAAAATTTCATATATTAACGCTTCAATGCCTGACATTATCAGCTCTATAAATGATTTCTACACTGCATATAAATATATACCACCCGCCTGTGAATCTTCCTTGACTCTCGGAAGTAATCTGATAAGGGTAGCTCGTTCTATTTTCTCTTTAGATCTTCAGTGTTTGCCGGATGAAATCCACTTTCCTGTCGGACTCGGAATTGTCGGGAATATGTTAAATTTACCTCTTAGAGCACTTTTGCTAGCCTATGCACATAGTTCTGTAAAAGGAATTATAAATTCTGTTCTAAGATGTATACCTATATCATCCTTTAAATGTTGGTATATATTATTTAATATGAAAGCTTCTCTGGAAAAATGTGTTGAGAAGGCATTGCACATAGAAAAGCCTGAGGATATATATATAAATACTTTACTTTGGGATGCCTACATTCATAAGCAGCAATTTTTAGAGACGAGGTTATTTGAGGTATGA
- a CDS encoding sigma-54 interaction domain-containing protein, whose protein sequence is MAMSYSCHNFLYRAMSLVENISKTAKRKDNSLESFLKIFLINVYEYMGFDRIHVFRRKQDNSFYSILSIVENELAYLNISIDIRRFKGIKSFKGVQMLFYEDELLSYLKLKQLIKASPQGKVFLKYLELDGEYIVIFESYSIFTEIPIYMDIMILEIMFKFLEGFVDLRQNFQTEIDKYEEEKNNLIELVNTLYGDKFIANNDLLINKVAKTDVNVLLEGETGTGKSSLAYHIHNISHRKDKPFVVIDCSTIPKELFEVELFGYERGAFTGAQSRKKGKLELAQGGTVFFDEIGDIPHDFQLKLLRLIQEKTFMKVGGIEEIPLDVRFIFATNKNLEDLVRKGEFREDLYYRITVFKLRLPPFRDRSVSEKKFIIDTILSKLERKYNKRIKIAPEVLKVFERYNWPGNIRELENVLEYAVVMCDTDMLCVNHLPTWLVTKVTNIEMDFHSPEKTKEQGSYISTYKELQNFEIESIIHALISSKFNVTKAASILGLTRRQLEYRIEKYKIFDKIKMRNVL, encoded by the coding sequence ATGGCTATGAGTTATAGTTGTCATAACTTTCTATACCGTGCCATGTCCCTTGTTGAAAATATAAGCAAAACTGCAAAACGAAAAGATAATTCTTTAGAATCTTTTCTAAAGATTTTTCTGATTAATGTATATGAATACATGGGTTTCGATAGAATTCACGTGTTTAGAAGAAAGCAAGATAACTCGTTTTATTCTATACTTTCAATAGTTGAAAATGAACTTGCTTATTTAAACATTTCAATAGATATTAGAAGATTTAAAGGTATAAAAAGTTTTAAGGGTGTTCAGATGCTATTTTACGAAGATGAATTGCTCAGCTACTTGAAATTAAAACAGTTAATAAAAGCATCACCTCAGGGAAAAGTTTTTCTCAAGTATTTGGAATTGGATGGTGAATACATAGTTATTTTTGAGTCCTATTCTATCTTTACGGAGATCCCTATTTATATGGATATTATGATTTTAGAAATCATGTTCAAGTTCTTAGAGGGTTTTGTAGATCTGCGTCAAAATTTTCAAACTGAAATAGACAAATATGAAGAAGAGAAAAATAATTTGATAGAGTTAGTAAATACACTATATGGAGATAAGTTTATTGCCAATAATGATCTATTAATAAACAAAGTTGCTAAGACAGATGTTAATGTTCTACTTGAAGGTGAAACAGGAACTGGAAAATCTTCCTTAGCTTATCATATTCACAATATTAGTCATAGGAAAGATAAACCCTTCGTTGTAATAGATTGTAGCACTATACCTAAAGAGCTTTTTGAGGTAGAACTTTTTGGTTATGAGAGGGGTGCCTTTACAGGAGCACAATCAAGGAAAAAGGGTAAATTGGAATTGGCTCAAGGTGGAACTGTATTCTTTGATGAAATTGGAGATATCCCACACGACTTTCAGTTAAAGTTACTAAGGTTGATTCAGGAGAAAACCTTTATGAAAGTTGGAGGCATAGAGGAAATACCTTTGGATGTAAGATTTATTTTTGCAACGAATAAAAATCTTGAAGATCTAGTAAGAAAAGGTGAATTCAGGGAGGATCTTTACTATAGAATCACTGTTTTTAAGCTTAGATTACCTCCGTTTAGAGATCGTTCTGTGAGTGAAAAGAAGTTTATAATAGATACTATTCTTAGTAAACTAGAAAGAAAATACAATAAAAGGATTAAAATTGCACCAGAAGTCTTAAAGGTATTTGAAAGGTATAATTGGCCTGGAAATATAAGAGAGTTAGAGAATGTACTAGAATATGCAGTTGTCATGTGCGATACAGATATGCTGTGTGTCAATCACTTACCTACATGGTTAGTTACCAAAGTAACCAATATAGAGATGGATTTTCATAGTCCTGAGAAAACTAAAGAACAGGGTTCTTATATAAGCACATATAAAGAATTGCAAAATTTTGAGATAGAATCAATAATACATGCTTTGATAAGCTCTAAATTCAATGTGACTAAAGCAGCTTCAATTCTAGGCTTGACAAGGAGACAACTGGAATACAGAATTGAAAAATATAAAATCTTTGACAAAATAAAGATGCGAAACGTCCTATAG
- a CDS encoding urease accessory protein UreD produces the protein MKYRHILELAFRKSEGLTRLHRNFNTGALRVVKPFYIQDTLILQVISLGAGISSDDIFQIKIEADEGCKVILINQSATKILKSTNGNYGENKISVNLGTNSVLEFYSGLIIPFPNSMFRQTVDVNIASEARFGYLEFLSVGRIERGEEFLFGKFSNTLHIKKQNKHVFWENYSMDKSKRGNLATIGSYRYIASGIWTYHLSTEDKGLEEFNKGMIIWGKNQSGLTFIRGFAQEGYPLIRRVCNMVNEFKKIRNDPLIPWENLSSAFL, from the coding sequence ATGAAGTATAGGCATATATTAGAGTTGGCGTTTAGAAAATCAGAGGGTCTAACAAGGTTGCATAGGAATTTCAATACAGGAGCTCTCAGAGTAGTTAAGCCTTTCTATATACAGGATACGCTTATACTCCAGGTCATTTCCCTAGGAGCAGGCATATCTTCTGATGACATATTTCAGATTAAAATTGAGGCTGATGAAGGATGTAAGGTAATATTAATAAACCAAAGTGCTACAAAAATCCTAAAGAGTACTAATGGAAATTACGGAGAAAATAAGATTAGTGTCAACCTTGGAACAAATTCTGTTTTAGAGTTCTACTCAGGTCTAATTATACCCTTCCCTAACAGCATGTTTAGACAAACTGTGGATGTAAACATAGCATCTGAAGCAAGGTTTGGATATCTTGAATTTTTAAGTGTGGGAAGGATAGAAAGAGGTGAAGAATTTTTATTCGGCAAGTTTTCCAATACTTTACATATAAAAAAACAAAATAAGCATGTTTTTTGGGAAAACTATTCAATGGATAAAAGCAAAAGAGGAAACTTAGCTACAATAGGAAGTTATAGATATATAGCTTCTGGTATATGGACTTACCATTTATCAACTGAAGATAAAGGCCTGGAAGAATTTAACAAGGGCATGATCATATGGGGCAAAAATCAGTCTGGTTTAACATTTATTAGAGGATTTGCACAAGAAGGATATCCATTAATTAGGAGAGTTTGTAATATGGTAAATGAATTCAAAAAAATAAGAAACGATCCGTTGATTCCATGGGAAAATTTAAGTAGTGCATTTCTATAG
- the ureG gene encoding urease accessory protein UreG, whose product MKPVRIGVGGPVGSGKTTLVEKLCKKMKSKYSIAVVTNDVYITEDAEYLINTGVLEPERILGVRTGGCPHTAIREDPSVNIDAIEKLLNRFKNLDIIFVESGGDNLAASFSPDLVDSVIYVIDVAEGEKIPKKGGPGIIQSDLLVINKIDLAPYVGVNLETMKKYAEEKRGSRPFFFVSLKDDSSVDPIVLWIEKEVLFLE is encoded by the coding sequence ATGAAACCCGTAAGGATAGGCGTAGGAGGACCAGTAGGCTCTGGTAAAACAACCCTAGTGGAGAAGCTTTGTAAAAAGATGAAGTCTAAGTATTCAATAGCTGTTGTGACAAATGATGTCTATATAACAGAGGATGCAGAATATCTTATTAATACTGGTGTTTTAGAACCAGAACGTATACTGGGTGTAAGAACAGGAGGATGCCCCCACACCGCTATAAGAGAAGATCCGTCTGTAAATATTGATGCTATAGAAAAGCTTTTGAATAGATTTAAAAACCTTGATATAATTTTTGTTGAATCAGGAGGAGATAATCTAGCTGCATCCTTTAGTCCAGACCTTGTTGATAGTGTCATTTACGTTATAGATGTGGCTGAAGGAGAAAAGATACCTAAAAAAGGAGGTCCTGGTATAATCCAAAGCGATCTTTTGGTTATTAACAAAATAGACTTAGCTCCTTACGTAGGTGTTAATCTAGAAACCATGAAAAAGTATGCAGAAGAGAAAAGAGGATCTAGACCGTTCTTCTTTGTAAGCCTAAAGGATGACTCAAGCGTTGACCCCATAGTCTTGTGGATTGAAAAAGAGGTGCTATTCCTCGAATGA
- a CDS encoding outer membrane beta-barrel protein has protein sequence MRSNNIKLFIAGVSFLSITSTSFAQEQSYPLISNLKNLRINGAVSGFFMHTFDRKSNSDITTVSSLSSAHIQISYAPSINNPVGFTLDFGKRAVPTVGIEFEPFISDSDFDIQSAYIELNSGNFNLIAGKIPAIYGWEPPYTYKNLNVQRGLVWWAEYNSFFNGFRLTYSAHDRLKLSVGANDWSTKDGKYALELGLQSKPLDDLLVNFTVIYNNKYDDYPIRLYSLAVNYTIGNTSITLNPDLITVPDSPTGTNGNGTGTGFGTALFIEHKFTQNISSGLRIEYVKADKKFDYYGIGANNSAITSTLTAKYNYSNLFVRGELSYVKTKDKVYENGRKDNQARVVLEAGFIF, from the coding sequence ATGAGGAGTAATAACATTAAACTTTTTATTGCTGGAGTGAGCTTTTTATCTATAACCTCTACTTCATTTGCTCAGGAACAATCCTATCCGTTAATATCAAATTTAAAGAACTTACGAATTAACGGTGCAGTTTCCGGCTTTTTTATGCATACATTTGATAGAAAATCCAATTCAGATATTACAACCGTCAGTAGCCTTTCCTCAGCACATATACAAATATCCTATGCTCCGTCTATAAACAATCCTGTAGGTTTTACCTTGGATTTTGGAAAGAGAGCTGTACCAACAGTCGGCATTGAGTTTGAACCATTTATTAGCGATAGCGATTTTGATATCCAGTCTGCATATATAGAATTAAACAGTGGAAACTTCAATCTAATAGCAGGTAAGATACCAGCTATATATGGATGGGAGCCTCCATATACTTACAAAAACTTGAATGTCCAGAGAGGTCTGGTTTGGTGGGCAGAATACAATTCATTTTTTAACGGTTTCAGACTTACATATTCAGCTCATGACAGGTTAAAACTATCGGTTGGTGCCAATGACTGGAGCACGAAAGATGGGAAATATGCTCTTGAGCTTGGACTTCAATCAAAACCCTTAGACGACCTTTTAGTGAACTTTACAGTTATATATAACAATAAGTATGACGATTACCCAATAAGACTATATTCATTAGCAGTAAACTACACTATAGGTAACACGAGCATTACTTTAAATCCGGATTTAATAACTGTGCCTGACTCACCGACAGGTACGAATGGTAATGGAACGGGTACTGGCTTTGGAACAGCTTTGTTTATAGAACACAAGTTCACACAAAATATATCCTCCGGCTTAAGAATTGAGTATGTGAAGGCTGATAAGAAGTTTGATTACTACGGTATTGGCGCAAACAATAGTGCAATTACCTCTACTCTTACAGCTAAATATAACTATTCAAATCTCTTCGTTAGAGGAGAGCTTTCTTATGTTAAGACAAAGGACAAAGTATATGAGAACGGTAGAAAAGACAATCAAGCCAGAGTTGTTTTGGAGGCAGGTTTTATCTTTTGA
- a CDS encoding ABC transporter ATP-binding protein produces the protein MEISLEVKNLYKYYKDNCILENINIEINKKEFVGIIGKSGSGKSTLLKIIAGIEKPTQGEVILQGRKIDSPTYDISYLFQDYRLFPWLNVIDNVTFYIRNIDISASKFYSLYERTLYYMETLGIAERSKSYPHELSGGLKQRVALCRALSTSPKVLLLDEPSSALDMFTAITSWTLLRRIFLEVRDTIFIVVSHNLDEVTFLCDRIIVLGGSPGKVIDDIRVPRSSFQEDISLEYMFSEEFINTKKIIAHKLFSINEDKLIKLDKDDESPLSYVQE, from the coding sequence ATGGAAATTTCATTAGAAGTGAAAAACCTTTACAAATATTATAAGGATAACTGTATTTTAGAAAACATAAATATAGAGATTAATAAAAAAGAATTCGTTGGTATAATAGGGAAAAGCGGAAGTGGTAAATCAACTCTTTTAAAAATAATAGCAGGCATCGAAAAGCCTACACAAGGTGAAGTTATATTACAGGGTAGGAAGATTGATAGCCCAACTTATGATATAAGTTATCTCTTCCAAGACTATAGGCTTTTCCCATGGCTCAATGTAATTGATAATGTAACTTTTTACATAAGAAACATTGATATAAGTGCTTCTAAATTTTATTCACTTTATGAAAGAACTCTATACTACATGGAAACTCTTGGTATAGCAGAAAGATCAAAATCATATCCACATGAGCTCTCTGGCGGACTAAAACAACGTGTCGCTCTATGTAGAGCCCTTAGTACATCTCCAAAGGTACTTCTCCTTGATGAGCCTTCTAGTGCTCTTGATATGTTTACAGCTATAACAAGTTGGACACTCCTCAGACGAATTTTCTTGGAAGTCAGGGATACAATTTTTATAGTTGTGTCTCATAATTTAGACGAAGTAACTTTCCTATGTGATAGGATAATAGTTTTAGGTGGATCCCCTGGTAAAGTAATAGATGATATAAGAGTACCTAGATCATCCTTTCAAGAGGATATTAGCTTAGAATATATGTTTTCAGAAGAATTCATAAATACAAAAAAAATAATAGCTCATAAACTCTTTTCTATTAATGAGGATAAACTAATTAAACTAGACAAAGATGATGAATCCCCACTTTCTTATGTTCAAGAATGA